AATAACAATCCTTTCTCTTGTTATTaccatcttattctatttattaatGTATCGTCCATTCAAAGCTGGCAATAAACATAGAGAACCTCCAATGGTGGCTGGTGCATGGCCTATACTGGGTCACCTTCCACTCTTCCATGGCTCACGTTCACAGCCACTCCACATTACTTTGGGCGCCATGGCTGACAAATATGGACCCCTTTTCACCGTGAAGCTTGGTTCCAAAAAGATTGTAGTACTAAGCAACTCAGCAATGGCGAAAGAATGCTTCACAAAGAATGATGCAATTGTTGCTTCTCGTCCCAATCTTGTCTCATTCGAAAACCTTGGCTACAATGGAGCCATGATTGGTTTCACGCCGTACGGTCCATATTGGCGTGAACTCCGCAAGTTTTCAAACTTAGAGCTTCTCTCGAATCGCCGCATAGAGCTGCTAAGCCATGTTCGAGTCTCGGAAGTTCGAGCTTCAACAAAAGATCTCTTAAGTCTTTGGTCCACTCAGAAGAATGAATCTGGATACGTGTTGGTGGACGTAAAGCAATGGTTTGCAGAGTTGACATTCAACATGGTTCTTAGAATGGTTGCGGGGAAGACATTCTTTGGAGCTGTAGATTCAGAAAGTGAGGATAAAGCGAATAAGTGTTTGAAGACTATTAGGGAGATGATGCGTCTTATGGGGATGTTTACTGTGGGAGATGCTATTCCTTCATTAAGGTGGCTTGATTTGGGGGGCCATGAGAAGGCCATGAAAGAAACTGCTAAACAACTCGATGAGATTTTGAGTGGATGGTTGGATGAGCATCGCAAAAACATGGATTTCTTAGATGAAAAGGGTTCAAGTGAAGAGCCACGTGATTTCATTGATGTCATGCTTTCGGTCTTTTCTCATACCAACATTCATGAGTTTGATGCTGACACCATATATAAAGCCACAATATTGGTATGTATCTATTTAGAATTTGTTACTTGTtcttattattctatttttttagcCAGCACTGAgctaataataatttatatttatatatacaaaaattttatatacaaaaaaatataattaatattcatatttattaaaatttatacacataaattaatataatttaaattcataatttttaaaatttatatacataaattaataaaatttatttattaaactactattattggctcaaaagttttttttttcaatagtTAAATCATATTTCACACTGGGAGTAGAGAATTATACACTTAATACTTATCtaatcttttcttctttttccttttgttttccttttcttaattttttaatttttatttttttccacCTATAATAAGCCAACTTGTTCTCAGTTGCTATTGTATTGTGTGCTCATTCCTTTCTTATCGTATGTTAGAATTTAAAAcacaaattaataaaattctgTGGCTTCCTAAATAATATAGTAGTAAGTATAATGAGTTGACCGAATACATGAAAAATAAAGagtaaaaaaaaagtttcatgtatatatataaagtgaTATATACTATAATATTACAATGGCTTTAgatgttaaaattaaaataatattttttatattattttataatgctttttaatataaaaataaaataaaaaatattatcaaaatataaataaaaatgacCTTAATTTTAACATACAGAACATTTTAAATGTTACTAAATTATATAGTTAACCACCGTAATAATAGTCATAATACACTCTTTCATATAATGATATAGGATTGTATTAtatgtacactaaaatcaactattaaaattagctattaatatataatatatattagaatataaatacatattaaaaataaattaaactatatatatatatatatatatttatacatagaTATATTGATGACTGATTTTAatagctaattttaatataacaataacaattttGAATGATATAACATTGTGGTACTGGTAATTAATATTTTCagtgaaaaatatatttttttctggCAACAATTAGTTGAGCTTTCTATTTCTTCTTTGCATGTTTTAAagctttaatttgattttcattcaaAACATATATGCATACTTAATACTTtcctttgttgttgttgttgttgtttcttCAAAAGAAAACTGATCTCCTTAATGTATGTGATCTACTATTTTCTTGCAAGATTGATCCTCCTTAAATGTGTATAGCATTTTTGTCATGAAACTCGTACTATTTTAATGTCGCAGACAATGATAGTTGGGGGAAATGACACCACCACAGTTTCTCTTACATGGGCCATGTGTTTGCTATTGAAAAATCCTCACGTGTTGGAAAAGGCAAAACAAGAACTTGATGAGAAAATAGGGAAAGATAGATGCATAGTTGAGTCAGATATAAATAAATTAGTATATCTTCAAGCTATAGTCAAGGAAACATTAAGATTGTATCCAGCAGCTCCTCTAGCAGCACCTCATGAATTCACAGAAGATTGCAACTTAGGTGGATATCACATCAAAAAGGGAACTCAGCTAATTACAAATATTTGGAAAATCAATACCGATCCTTATATTTGGTCAGATCACTTGGACTTCAAGCCAGAAAAATTCCTCACAACCCACAAAGATATCGACGTTAAAGGCCATCACTTTGAATTGTTACCGTTTGGAGGTGGTAGACGTATTTGTCCCGGAATTTCATTTGGCCTTAAAATGCTTCACTTTGTTTTGGCGAGCTTTTTGCATTCCTTTGAAATATTGAACCCACCTATTGAATTTGTTGATATGAGTGCAACTCTTGGATTGGTCATTGCTAAAACTACTCCACTTAAGATCATGGTTAAACCACGTTTATCTCCCAACTGTTATGTAAACATGTAATTAACACTAGCGTTAGTTGTGTGCTTTCGTGTATTGTCACTTTGTTAAGTCCTATACTTGTCCATCTATCGCTGCTTAAACATAAAGTTATAAAATCAAATGATGGTGATTTCGTGATGTAGATGATCCAAATGTCGTTTACTTTTAGTAATTAACAAGTATAATTATCCGTacgtgataaaattaaaattataattttaaattattttttttaaattaatttaaattataataattttattaataaaaaagtaacatgttatatattatttgtttattttttttaatctagtattaattggattaactctaaaataattattaatcagttttaataattttttttaataaatcacacatatatactgaatgtgatcaaataatatagtaatagttAAATTCACCAACAAATATATTGGCTATTATCAcactataaaataaattaaatataaaagctaATAGCATttataaatctataaaatcGTATTGTCTTTGATTCGTGTAAGGGTTTACTtatcaaataaacttaaaatataaaccaaaaatatttataaaatggaCCTAGCATCACTTAAAAGAATCATGAAAAATAATCAACTTATCTTATCATCTATGAAAATCATTTCTTTGTAAGTCGTCttgttcttgtcaaatttgAATGGGACTTTCCATAACCTTATAATTATTGCCTTTATTTTCCAAACTTTTTTATTACATAATCTACCATAGGTAACACTGTTGATAGAATCGCAGTTAGTAGCCCTTaggtatgaaaaataataaacagaagaaGATTTATATATGAGGTACAAATTTTCtagatgataaataattgtaatAATTCACTATTactccttatatatatatatatatacacacacacacacaaattATATACAGTAATAATTAGCAAATATTTTCAATGGAGATACTTGCTACAATTAGGTGAAATTTATgtcattatattttattaatctttatGATTAATTCAATAGAGACACTTACTCaatatatatgttatctatattaattatatgccaataattttagaaaagagctaaaagaggagatatataaatatatataatattattgctatatagGAAATATACATAAAttgttacatttttttattatattatacaacttaaaattatagtatcatgttattattaattctagatacttgctataattatatcaaatttaattatgcctctaaataaataaaatagataatattcaatattatttttttatattcaatatttactgtaaatataaaaagtaaaataattaatgaaaaatatgagcaaaaaataaaatatattaattaaaattcaatttgttaTCTAACTAATCTTGTGTCCAAACGATATAACTTTACGAAAATATTATGAATCAAAccatttttattctaaaaaaaattatatgtagCCTTTagtattacaaaaataattataagaattaattattgatattgatATTAATCACAATTGATTATTGatactctaattttttttaaatatattttatttttttaaaatataatgcaTGTACCGTGTAaacctttattattattattattattattattattattattattattattattattattattattattatccactaattaatatcaaattaaatgaGTCACTATTAATATGTGCATCAACTATcttctaataaaattattacacttgaatgagaattagaattatatcaattgatataattagaatgattaaaaatatcaatGGTTGATAAGAAGTTTAATAACGCATTGAATATTAATTTCATATAATTGTaatgaaaatattttcttaaattaatataatcatacattattcatgaattaattgtaatataattagaataagtttatttgagagaaaaaaaagttcatatgtaatttctaaaaattataataatttttttatttatgtatacgtatataataattttgttaaataattatatatatatatatatatatatatatatatatatatatatatattactagtttttttaatatatatacatatacataaataattctatacatatacataaataaaaaatatatgaattatattttgttaaattctATATTACCGGttattaaaaacatttaaatcacatatattaattatttttttgttataattatttcgttttatatatatgattatttttattttataatcgtgcaacaattttttattttttatatccatATATATTTCTCAATCTCGACCCATTCATAAGCATATTAAcagttttttttctaatagtgatgttttaattttttattttttttttcacgtatcttttcttttttttttaaatagtgatgttttaatatattttttaaatacatctttttaataattacattactaatttaaaatataaaatgagaaaaaaggTTATACATATAtccaagaaagaaaataaacttaaaaattagaaaaaaaagaattttatattaaaaaatataaaaataatatattcaatAAGAATAGttgtaatatataaattgagtcaataatttaaatttttctaaaactaatttaatcaaataccaatattagaaataaattatttaaataatatttaatctattcTAGTCCTTAGACACGTATAGATTAGAATCATTCTCGTAACGACAACCAACTGAAATAATATCGTAAGTTCGAACATTTATAATTCGTGCAAATTCAGACCATTCCCTTGTTCTTTGAAAACCTTATGTATCTCTGATAGAGTTGAATCACAATTCCTTTTATAGAAAAAGAGTTATGGAGGTGGCTTTGATGTGTTGGAGACCAAAATCCGGAAgtcactatttatatttgagtgtgacACCCATTAAACCTCAAAgaccaaataaaatagtatctctgattttattctcatttaattctaaataaaaaataataatgacttatttaatttaGCATTTATGATAATGAGATGaccattatataagtcatttaatgtaaaatagcttaatttatgattaaaattattatatgtattGCCCATAATAGATCACgaaataataattttgtaacaaaataatcattcaatttgaattacaattaattgattgataaaaattatattaaattgtatgatatttaaataattaactaaattaattagttgatataattaatttattataataaattaaatttattgagttaaaaaaaataaaatatttaaaataaaaataattatttaaaatttattaaatattatttatttatttttttaataatttagtcTCAATATTAAAGACATTATAACATTCACCATCTAACATTTGACTATATTGCAGGGGCCTCATGCATGATGTCGTTTAATTAGATCTTTGCTATATTGCACGGGCCCCATGCATGATGTCGTTTAATTAGATCTTTGCTACTTGTATTTGAGTGATTTGGTCTATATGAATTATTGGTGCCCTACTTAAAGAAATGTCAAATAGAGATATGGACTGGCAAAATAGCTACTGGGACAATTTATTAACGAGCAAGTATACAGCTGTCCGTTAAAAAtagttattatattaataattatattggatatatattaaaattaattattaaaatataaatatatattaaaaataaattaaattatattatttatatataaatatataataattaattttaataattattcttCCAAGAATACTCTATCCGAACTATACGTCGATTCTTTGTTGTCTTTGGTGTGTCTGATAGCCTTAATTAGATCGGTAATATCCTCGAGAACTCATACCCAACCGTGATATCTGCAAAAAAAACTTCAGTAAAGGataatctaaaaataataacGAGCAAATGAGCACTGAGATATTATAGTTGCAGAATATTGTATATGTGAGTAGTTTTTAGCTTTCTTAGCCTCTAGTTGATATGGTCGACCTTTTGCTTGATTTATAGCCTGGTTGGTTGAAGGAAAAATGGGTTATCGGCTCTAGCCGAGATTTCTGCAACTGATCTCTTGGCGAGATCGTGAGTATTGTTCCATTACAGTCTGTTTCATTTATTCGTAAATAACTTGTGCCGAGATATAAATCAATCTTTTCGAGATTTTAGAGGTGCAGtacaataattatttttaatatataaataatatttttattaaattaaatattagtatataatatattaaatataaaatgtatatcaaaataaattaaataatacgtatacaataaatatattatactgatttaataattaatttttaataaacacattttttattaacaatatGTCCAAAGAAACGAGAAATAGCTATAAAGCCAATCAATTAAGTAGCGATTAACTTAATTATCTCTGAAACAGCAAGCACAAATTCTGAAGCACGAAAAATGGATTCAGTCCTGACTTACCTAAACACAACCACAAGCATTGGAATCCTTTCTCTTATTATCACCATCTTAATCTATTTACTTTTGGTTCGTCCCTTCCAAGTTGGtgataataatgataataataagcATAAAGAACCTCCTATGGTGTCTGGTGCATGGCCAATAATCGGTCACCTTCCACTCTTGCATGGTACAAAGCCACTCCACATAACTTTAGGTTCCATGGCCGACAAATATGGACCCCTTTTCACCATTAAAGTCGGATCCAAAAGAGTTGTAGTACTAAGCAACTCAGAGATGGCCAAAGAATGCTTCACAAAAAACGACGTTGTTTCTTCCTCTCGTCCTATCCTTATTTCATCTGAGAATCTCGGATACAAACGAGCTATGTTCGCTTTCGCGCCGTACGGTTCATACTGGCGCGAACTGCGAAAGATTGTTACATTAGAACTTCTCTCGAATCGCCGCATAGAGCTACTAAGTCACGTTCGTGTCTCCGAAGTTCAAGCTTCAACGAAAGAACTCCTTAATCTTTGGTCCACTCAGAAGAATGAATCTGGATACGTGTTAGTGGACATAAAGAAATGGTTTGCGGAATTGACATTCAACATAGTTCTAAGAATGATTGCTGGGAAGAGATTCTTTGGAGCCATGAATTCGGAGAGTGAGGATAAGGCGAATGAGTGTTTGAAAAGTTTAAAGGAATCGTTGCGTCTTTTAGGATTGTTCACTGTGGGAGATGCTATTCCTTCTCTAAGATGGTTGGATTTGGGGGGTCATGAGAAGGCCATGAAGAAAACTTCTATGGAATTGGACAGGTTTATGATTGAATGGTTGGATGAACATCGCCAGAAAAAGATGAATTCCGATGCAAGCAATGAACGAGACTTCATTGATGTTATGATTTCGGTGCTTTCTGATGCAAAGATTCATGCGTTTGATGCTGATACCGTAACCAAAGCCACAACGTTGGTATGTATAAAATAATCTTTAGTTTCTagagaaaatttattttagGGCTGCggtttgaaaaaatatttttttagttattaatattaAGCTTAAGGTATGTTTGATCGGAAGTAAAAATCGATATATTACTTTACCCAAATGAGTTTTATGTGTAAGGGATCGGAGTGAAGGTACTAGATAGTAGTGGAGCACAAATCCAATGATATATAATGGATTTCGAActcataataatataatatagacCACATAATAACATGAGTATTTGGATATCAGTGCAACTAGGGAGTTTATTTTTTTGGTtcaatattagttaatttttattaattttaaatttgatattctaacttttaatcctaaatcttaaagt
The genomic region above belongs to Arachis stenosperma cultivar V10309 chromosome 5, arast.V10309.gnm1.PFL2, whole genome shotgun sequence and contains:
- the LOC130982329 gene encoding cytochrome P450 82A3-like, which produces MDPILTYPNTTSITGITILSLVITILFYLLMYRPFKAGNKHREPPMVAGAWPILGHLPLFHGSRSQPLHITLGAMADKYGPLFTVKLGSKKIVVLSNSAMAKECFTKNDAIVASRPNLVSFENLGYNGAMIGFTPYGPYWRELRKFSNLELLSNRRIELLSHVRVSEVRASTKDLLSLWSTQKNESGYVLVDVKQWFAELTFNMVLRMVAGKTFFGAVDSESEDKANKCLKTIREMMRLMGMFTVGDAIPSLRWLDLGGHEKAMKETAKQLDEILSGWLDEHRKNMDFLDEKGSSEEPRDFIDVMLSVFSHTNIHEFDADTIYKATILTMIVGGNDTTTVSLTWAMCLLLKNPHVLEKAKQELDEKIGKDRCIVESDINKLVYLQAIVKETLRLYPAAPLAAPHEFTEDCNLGGYHIKKGTQLITNIWKINTDPYIWSDHLDFKPEKFLTTHKDIDVKGHHFELLPFGGGRRICPGISFGLKMLHFVLASFLHSFEILNPPIEFVDMSATLGLVIAKTTPLKIMVKPRLSPNCYVNM
- the LOC130982405 gene encoding cytochrome P450 82A3-like — its product is MDSVLTYLNTTTSIGILSLIITILIYLLLVRPFQVGDNNDNNKHKEPPMVSGAWPIIGHLPLLHGTKPLHITLGSMADKYGPLFTIKVGSKRVVVLSNSEMAKECFTKNDVVSSSRPILISSENLGYKRAMFAFAPYGSYWRELRKIVTLELLSNRRIELLSHVRVSEVQASTKELLNLWSTQKNESGYVLVDIKKWFAELTFNIVLRMIAGKRFFGAMNSESEDKANECLKSLKESLRLLGLFTVGDAIPSLRWLDLGGHEKAMKKTSMELDRFMIEWLDEHRQKKMNSDASNERDFIDVMISVLSDAKIHAFDADTVTKATTLAMIAGGTDTSTVTLTWTLCLLLNNPSKLEKAKEELDKEIGKERNVSESDINKLRYLQAIVKETLRLYPPAPLASPHEITENCTLGGYDIKKGTWLLINVWKINTDPYFWPNHLDFEPEKFLTTHKEVDVKGQHYELLPFGCGRRICPGISFGLGVIQFILANLLHSFEIVNPSNEPIDMSGTLGLVHAKTTPLMVMVKPRLSSKCYKTM